The Xiphophorus hellerii strain 12219 chromosome 22, Xiphophorus_hellerii-4.1, whole genome shotgun sequence genome has a window encoding:
- the LOC116713700 gene encoding uncharacterized protein LOC116713700: MNIYANIKCIMGQLMSSEEELAELKKTAGCVMYDAMVEGGAVPDLAVVHPLLLANQNEDSVSQTSLQEHLKQIQSDLGKRAPTYLRDLIGRLSAFSDEPRLAGLVGLAVTMVMDVAWSSKQSAGVKGSPAASSSCQQRVWELQEVMEEYLKRCRISLSDKRRLIEDSVRLEAQLSLILTRLKTCLLGGGCDSRSLRHWACGAAFHTQMLVHLACFEDKAEPLSARAAMDQYLEDLKQIIAAYRCYKSTTVCVLKCRGGLLAKSDHSQDVPEEGAMTGLTVTDRETGKSVTIALSVLEDEIGRRKLNSGTVTSSQVNLDLITSDIYSQAYLDHLFSDKGPVAELENYFVNASERLATHRTDLQRKNKTGARKAVEKSEDGHVLDEAQVPSDKERAETKPKGEEPKESSERDASLKFSIVETEPEESLTRTQPDSASAESSRSQSAAEGK, encoded by the exons ATGAATATATACGCaaatataaaatgcattatGGGCCAGCTCATGTCATCCGAAGAAGAGCTTGCTGAGCTGAAGAAGACAGCTGGCTGTGTCATGTATGATGCCATGGTGGAGGGGGGGGCGGTTCCTGACCTCGCAGTAGTGCACCCTCTGCTCCTAGCCAATCAAAATGAGGATTCTGTCTCCCAGACCAGTCTTCAAGAACACCTGAAACAG ATTCAGAGTGACCTTGGCAAGCGGGCACCCACCTACCTGAGGGATCTGATTGGTCGACTGTCTGCCTTCTCCGATGAGCCACGCCTGGCTGGCTTGGTGGGTTTAGCGGTCACCATGGTGATGGACGTGGCCTGGTCATCGAAACAGTCAGCAGGAGTGAAAGGGAGCCCAGCGGCTTCGTCGTCGTGTCAG cagAGAGTGTGGGAGCTGCAGGAGGTGATGGAGGAGTACCTGAAGCGGTGCAGGATCAGCCTGAGCGATAAGAGGAGGCTGATAGAGGACTCGGTCCGGCTGGAGGCCCAGCTGAGCCTCATCCTCACTCGGCTGAAGACCTGTCTGCTCGGGGGCGGCTGTGACTCCAG ATCTCTAAGACACTGGGCCTGCGGAGCCGCATTTCACACCCAGATGCTGGTTCATCTCGCTTGTTTTGAGGACAAAGCGGAGCCTTTATCTGCAAGGGCAGCGATGGATCAGTACCTGGAAGACCTCAAACAGATCATAGCTGCCTACag GTGTTATAAATCTACTACGGTCTGTGTTCTGAAATGCCGAGGAGGTCTTTTGGCAAAATCTGACCATTCCCAAGATGTGCCAGAGGAGGGCGCCATGACAGGCCTCACTGTGACAGACAGAGAGACGGGAAAGAGCGTGACCATCGCGCTGTCTGTCCTGGAGGATGAAATCG GTCGGAGAAAGCTAAATTCTGGCACAGTCACGTCCTCCCAAGTTAACCTCGACCTCATCACTTCAGATATCTACTCTCAGGCATACCTGGACCACCTTTTCTCTGATAAAGGACCTGTGGCAGAGCTGGAGAATTACTTTGTCAATGCTAGCGAGAGACTGGCAACGCACAGAACTGATCTGCAACGTAAAAACAAGACGGGCGCGAGGAAAGCTGTAGAAAAAAGTGAAGATGGGCACGTTTTAGACGAGGCCCAGGTACCATCTGACAAAGAAAGAGCAGAAACGAAACCGAAAGGAGAAGAGCCAAAGGAAAGCAGTGAGCGAGATGCGAGTTTAAAGTTCAGTATTGTCGAAACGGAGCCAGAGGAAAGCCTCACTCGCACACAGCCGGATTCAGCAAGCGCAGAAAGCTCGAGAAGTCAGTCCGCTGCTGAAGGGAAATGA